From the genome of Kluyveromyces lactis strain NRRL Y-1140 chromosome F complete sequence:
TACTTCACTAGGAATAGACGTTTTTACTTGACGCACGGCATGATGAGGAGCTTGTAGTACGCAACCTGCGAATACGACAATTCTAgtggtttcttcaatttgtacagtttttattttcaaatcgATAACCTTCGCATCTCTTACAACCTTGAATAACAACTCAGATTCGATATCCGTATCGTCATCAGTCCCCACGACACCACCAATATCCCTCATTCTTTTTACCAGTTTCCCATTAACTGATAAGATAATATCACCAGGCTCGAGCCTTTCCTTTATTGTTGTATAGGAGTTTCTGGTGACACTGATGAATTGTAATCTGTTttctgattcttcttccatcATCTTAATCCATTCTTCAGGAACACCTCTGATTCTAGCCTGCAATAATGAGATGGAATCAAATCCTGCGTCCACAATAGAAACCTTAGGATTCTTACCAGCCCTGAGAATATCTacaacttctttgatatcCACTACGTCTAAACCCATTAAATACAGTTTTTCCTTGTTACCCATGCAGGATAACCAGATTGCTCTCACTGTACCATCATCTGCCGCTAATATTCCTGATTTACATTTGGTGCTTATATTCGAATCAATGGAGATGACTTCTAGATTGGTTGCTCTATACCTAGGAATGATGTCGTTAGGAACACTCAGAGAAGAGATGCCATTGACTTTAGTCTTGGAACTGATTAAAGTGTTTGAGTACATGTAACCAATGAAATTAGTTTCGTCTCCTCTTTCAAGCCTTTCATTAGCTAGCACTGGTGTGCATACTGGGGCGTCAACTAAAGATGGATCATATTGAACAATAGCGTAATTTTGGGTAGGATGTAAGAATACAACTTTAGCAGGTACAAGAATGGATTCAGCGAACGAGACAAACGTGTTCAAACAGTCATGAGGAACAAAACTACGTGAAACAATAACATATCCCTTCTCAGCATCGAGTACTAAACCACATCCGTTTGTGGGTTCGGGTTCCATGGAGTCCATGGTGATAGCAATAACCGAATGTACAACACATAGACTATGTGACATTTTTGCAAGttttttattatcattaatCGGTAGATCTAAAATCTTAGCTTTCTGTGGTTTTATTGGAAGTGGTGGTAATTTCTCAGTGATCTTTTCATAATCCCAAATACCTGTTTTGTCATTTCTAGTATAGATTCGGAACTCACTGCACCAATGACGGTCAATATAAACACTGGTTATTCTTTGTGTTTGAACATCTGTCAAGTTATGGAATTTCACGATTACTCTTTTTTCGTCAGGAATTGTTTTCATGACTTCTATAAAGTCGTCTAGAGTTGGTGTTTCTTTATTATCTACAAAATCAATAACCCATCCAGTTTTCTCCTTTGGATCCAAATCGAACGATCCAGTGGCACTTGCCACGAAAACGCCTTTTACAGGTAACGCATAGCATCTAGCCATTTGGTACGAAAGCTCATGGAAATTAGCACCACACACCTCGACATAACGTGAAGGAGTAATAATATGCAGGTCACCAACAGTGCATCTGAAGGAAATATCTTTGGAACCCCTTTGAACCACAATGATTATCTCATCTCCTACACTGCTATCTAGAATGTTATCAACTTGAATAAATGAACATATTGGTGTGCCATTAATAGAAATTAATGTGTCACCCTCTTGAACTTTATTATAAGCTGGTCCCTCTCTGAGAATAGCCTCAGCCACCAGCAAACCAGTTTTACCCGGGAACCTCTTACGAGCTTCCTTCTCACGATCTTCACTTAATCCAAGTCTTCTACATTCATCGAATGGTTTCAATACCCACTGAGTTTGGATAGTACCTCTGGTGATTGGTTTATCCGTTTGTACGCATTGTAGAGCTCTGACGACTCGATCAAGAggcaaaaagaaatctgtAGAAGCCTCCGAAGAGCCACCGGCCTGTAAAGCGACCGCATACCCCTCTACAGTAATAACTGGAGAACCAGAAGAACCACCTgatgcagcagcagcagcttgAATATATTCAGTATTAAAATCATTATACGTTAGCTCACCATAGTCTGGTGCATTTCTGTCAAGTCTACTGATGAACCCTGACAAGATACtcaatttttcaccagCATCGTTACCAACAACACGGATTTCAGAACCAACCTTGGCCAAAGATGGTTTCAACTCTAGTGCAGTGACCTCGatatatttcaacttcGATGGATCAAACTTCAAGAACCCAAAATCATGAACTGGGTCGCGATAGATAGGGATGACATCACACTCTTCGTGATTGTCGAAAATGGCGTATCCGATGAATGGACCTGGACCCACAACGTGTCTGTTTGTTAAGATGATACCGAGTTTTGCATCAACAATGAAACCTGTTGCTTCCGACACCAAGGCAGCTTCTGAATCGAAAGGTGCGACTTGCGAGAAATGAATTGAGACCACCGACTTAACAACTTTGGAGATAGTTTCTTGCCATTTAGCGTTGTTATTGAATAAAGAGTTGCCTGAATCTATAGGTACATCGTTCACTTCATCATAGTCTTCTTCATAATCAATATCTTCGTCTACACTACTTGTGTTCTGATCGACGTCATTGTCGACCCTCTGTTTCTTGGATTCAAGATCAATGTCTTCAACAGATGATTCGAGTAGGTTTCGCTTCAACTCAACAGTCATTTCACCAGTTACTCGGTACGTACTTCGCAGTTGATTATTCGAAGAGTAATCCGATCTCCAGAGTTCTGACAGACGGTAATGTCtctcttcaattcatctcATCTGCGCTCTCTATGTTTAgttatcttcttttttttcatcttgcCGTTCCCTTCGGTAAACGTCAACgtgaaaaattcattaGAAAGGTAATGAAAACGTATTGAATGATAAATGCGAAGATGGGGACGGTGAGAAGAAAGGTATCGGAGGAAACCATTCATGTGCCATCTCTTAGACTGAGGTCGACCATAATTCTTCGTTTCCAGTTTGAGTATTGCTCTTCTGATACGACTTCATATTCGTCTTGTAACATGCTGCCTATTCTGACGGCGATAGCGTTATCGAAATCCGATCCATCGTAATAATCGAACTTGACACGGAGTTCTCGGTACCATTTCTCACCGTCTATTAGTTCTTTTGTGATCTTGATAGCTTCCatgatatcttcatcatttgttgTTCTCATTTGTGCCgccatcttcttcattagCTTGTTATCGATTGTACTGTCCTGATTTCTCTGTTGGTTGAAGACAACGAACGAGCAAAGAAGTACCAGACCACAAACCAACTGTGTAGGATACGCTAGGTAAGTAGCGTTGTTATTGAATTCGGAAATTATGGTAGCTGTTACTTCTTCAGGAAGTTCAAATTCATTGCACAGAGTCACCAGTTCAGCGGTAGACGGTCTATAGTATTTTTTGTATAGCATGTTCCATTCGTTATACTTacctcttttctttcttggtGAAGGCGTGTATTTAGAAGGGGAGTCACGAAAGGGTGACTGTCTTAATGGAGATTCAGGATCATCCTCAACTGATCCAAACACTTGTGGTATATTGATCATATCAGTCTTATTCTTCGGGGTTGCTAATATGGGCAACGGAAGGCCATTTTCTGTATCAGCTTCAAACACTAATTTCCTCCGGACACTTGACCTACTCCCTTTGCTAGGTGAAAGATCAACATTCTTCAAGGGCTGGATACCACTTTTAGTTCTTGATTTCGACGGAGTCTGGAATAGCTGTTCTTGTAACGACTTCGGATCTATCCCTGTGAATCTTGCATTTTTAACCGCTGACTTTCTAACCGATGGTGATGCAGTATCATCAAACTTCAGCAATTGTCCTTCGGTATCCTTTTGCGGCGAATGAGGCCATATGTTTCTCTTAAATATATTCACAAGTTTGGATACTTGGTCTGGTGGAAGCGGGATCTTCTCCTGAGAATATGGTAGGTCATTGTCATACTTCTCAGCTAGTTTCTGAAACGCAATCAGTGCACATATATGGCACCGAGCAAGTTCCTCTGAATTCTTCAGCATCACTTTCGATACTGAAACGTTGTATAATGTTGCTGTAGTAGAAGCCACTTTCTTTAACCGTTGGTCTTGCCAGTCAACATTAGAATCATTTTTGACCCCTAATAAATCGGTTACACACGTTCGTACTTGCTGCGTAGACATCTTAAATTATTTCCACGGATTCTTAGCACTCTAAAGTGACTAAAATAGGATCATCTACTCACTTGTTGTATTACACTGGCCCGGAAAAGACATatatctcatctcatctccATGGACCATTTTTAACATAATATTAAAAACAGTCTTTATGTAGctttttgatctttttctgattttcTCGATTTTCTccaatattgaaacaaaatatggtaaataatgaaattgaatattaATCAAAAGTATCATTATTCGCTTCTCCATCTATAAGTTCAGTTTTGGCAATACTTCTAGTATTTCATCTAGCATAAGTTGCTATTCCAGCGTGTGTGTATATTTTAGTTCTCATGAGTGGGTACTATAATAGACAGTACTCTCATTTTCATGGGAATAATGATCGGTACCAAACCGGACGATATGcatatcaagaaaatggGAATAGGTACAAGGGCTTCCAACGGAATGGATCAGGGAACCGAAGATACTCCCGCGAGGGGTTTGGGTCTCAACTTAGGAATAATGAGAACGAATCTCGTCCAATACGGTCGCAGTCGCGTGGTATCAGCGAGATTCCTCGTAATCCCTTCGCAACGCGTCCAGTAGTGAGTGCGAAATACGATCGCGATGAGTTTAATacaaaatatcattattacGACATTGTAAGTAAACGACTACGAAATGAATCCAGCTtcaagaaatggaaatctGAGAAGATTCCTGAGCATGGATATGTGACAACAACGGAGTTGATTGCATCGGATAAGCAAAAACCAATACTCATGGCCAGGCAGCCTGAACAAACTTCGGTGGATCCGAGAATACGTCCTATGAATGGGGATGCGGTCTCTGGGTCCATTTCTGCGAAAAAGAGATATAGAAAGCTTAGAAGTGCATTGGTACGCAACTCGCGAATTCCGTATGATTCTTTCTACATTGGTCCTGAACCtccaaaagaaatcataGTATACCCTTCTGCATCTAACCAACAACCAATAGCAGCCGCATTATCTGAAGCAATAATCAAAAACTACTTTAAATCATTTGGTGAAATAGCGCATTTTGAACAGTTCATGGATCCAAATAGTGCATTGCCATTGTACGTCTATCTAATAAAATTCACTGGTCCAGTTTCTCAACCTGATGCTCCATATAAAGCTGCTTATAAGGCATCagagaaattcaaagacGCACCTTACACAGTATCAGGTATCAAGTTCAATGTCATTTTAAACCAAAATACAGTGttaaattcaataaagGACAAACTAATCAAACAGAACGCAGCCAGAGTGACAGAAGTGAATAAAGCGAAACGGGCCATTGCAGAGAAATCATCCGGGCAGAAACCTCAAGTAATAAGAGGAGTGCCATACGATTTAACTCAAGTTGTGAACAACAGACCAGTTTTGTTTGTTCCTGCAAAGATTACGTTTTATCATAGGTTCAATGCAGCAGATTTCAGATATCAACTTCGTAAGTACAATTGGGCCAAAATTATTGATCACTACACTGGCGTATATATTGTTTTTCATGATCTGGAAAATGCAAAAGCATGTTTAGAGTACGAATCAGGTGCCTTGGTCATAAATTCGCATAGGACTCACTCTCCCATACAAATAGAATTTACTTTCATTGAACCAAAGAGGAGACTTCAATCAAATATCACTAACCAAAGAGATATCAATAAACCTCGAAAGATAGAGTACTCAAGCACGGAAGAGCTATTAGAAGCCTCCACAAAACAAATTCTCAAAGATTTGCATAATATCATTAAGCGTGATATCTTGAGAAGGCTTGTAGGTCCAATTATATTTGATACGCTAAATCCTGCTAACTACCCGGAAGTTGTAGAAAGGCAGAAGAAACTGGACgatgagaagaagaagcgTGAGGAATCACAAAAGAAGACAACGATAAAGGCCAAACCCGcagaatttgatattttcagtCTATACGGACCTGCGtctaaaacaaaaaagcTGAAAAGAGATAGGAAAGCTGATCTAGGCAAACGTCATTTATACACTGAAGAATCTCCTGATCATCAACGTAAAAAGAAACCTAAGGTGGAACATATGTCGCATTTGTtaaatgatgaaatttctACCAGAGAAGATACAGTGGATTCACTCAATGTTGGCTCAAACGGTGAAAACTCTCCGGAGTCATCTGGATATGAATCGGAAGATATTATTTCAGATGAGTCGAAGAAACAGTCTTCCGTGATAACAACACCGGAGGAAGACCTGCCCGAAAGCGCTGCATCTTTACCTGATGAAAGGTCCAAGGAATTACTACAGTATGAAGGGAAATACAAACCTATTGCATCAGAATTCCCAACCCCAGTATATCCTTATGATGACTTTGACTTGAATAAATCCAAGCAGCTTTCTCTCGATAAGTTCCAGCTTGCTTTGaaagacgaagaagatttctCTATTCTCAAGGGCATTGTCTcagaaaaatcaaaagatatTACTACTGATTATACACCATTTTTGCCGTACTCAATGTGGAAGTTATACCAACAGATTGAACAAAATGGAATTATTCGGGATAACCAAATAgctttgaatgaaaaagaatttgattcaaCGTTAGCTTCAACGACTGGTAGTTTTATTGCTGATGGCTTTAAGAAAATTCCTGATAAACTGAAATCTTCAtaccttcttcatcatcggAGGTTGGCGCAACCTTTGAACACTGTTCATAATCATCAAGAACAGAATTTCATGGCTTTGAATGGAACAGAATCAACAAATCAAGAGGCTGACTTAGAGCAAGATAACCATAATGCATCCTCACGTTTGAACAGAGTTTTCCAAAGACGTTTCCAGCAAGATATAGAAGCGCAAAGAGCTGCAATTGGCTTTGAATCTGACCTATTATCATTAAACCAATtaacgaaaagaaagaaaccCGTCACTTTTGCAAGATCTGCAATTCACAATTGGGGCCTATATGCATTGGAACCTATAGCAGCCAAGGAAATGATTATTGAGTATGTTGGCGAATCAATTAGACAACCGGTCGCTGAAATGAGAGAGAAGAGATATATCAAGTCTGGAATTGGTTCAAGTTATTTATTcagaattgatgaaaatacaGTTATAGATGCTACAAAGAGGGGTGGTATCGCTAGGTTTATTAATCACTGTTGTGAACCTAGTTGTACGGCaaaaatcatcaaagtCGATGGCCGAAAGAGGATCGTCATTTACGCGTTACGTGATATTGGTACCAATGAAGAACTAACGTACGATTATAAGTTTGAAAGGGAAACTGATGAAGGTGAAAGATTACCATGTCTCTGTGGTGCACCATCTTGCAAAGGGTTCCTCAATTGATTTCCTTTTCAtgcatttcttttctataaATTGCAAACGCTACATAGTTTATAACATTCATTTTCTCACGggaattcttttttttcttgaaatgaGCAACAAAAGTTGATTAGTTTGGCAATTTCAAACATGCCGCTAATTGAAGGCATCATGATCTGCAACTTAAAGCAACATAGCGGCAGGTGATAGAATGTATAGGAGAAGCACTGCTCTATTGATTCCGTATTTTAGATCTAGTTTTCTGCGACGTTCATCTACGGTCCAAACACCAAAAActgagaaattgaagatttcattattgaatGATGATACCTTGattgaaacagaatctCTTCCAACTTCTGCAATTAGAACCAAATCAAGTGATCGCGGTGGCAGAGAGACACGTAACTCGTTACCTCCATCTTTACAATATGTACGCGATGTTATGGATAAATATACCGGACACGTAGTGCTCACACAGATTGGATCGTTTTATGAGTTATACTTTGAACATGCTACAATATACGCACCAATATTGAACATCACACTGACCAGTAAATCTATTGTTTCAGGGAAAGTACCATTTGCAGGATTTcctttgaatcaattgaacaGACACTTAAAGGTCCTTGTGAAACAATATGGATATAGTGTAGCCGTATGTGACCAATTCAAACATGAAACATTAgttgataatgataaaaaTAAGTTCATGAGAAGAGTTACTAGAATTGTCACACCCGGAACATTCATCGATGAAGCTTTCGAAAATTTCCAGGAAAATCAGTATTTACTCACTGTACACTTCTCCGAAAACTGTATGAAAAGAGCTGCAGATTTGAACATTCCAGTAGGTTTGTCTTGGTGTGATATATCTACTGGTGAAATATTTGTGCAACAGgtatatttgaaagatttagTGTCTTCAATTACTAGAATAAGGCCTATGGAAGTTCTTTTGGATGAGGAGATAATGCCCGTCGAAATTACGAATGGTGAATGGTATAAGGAATTaacagaattgaagaaatattttATCAAGTATCAAAAGATGCCTTCCAAACATCGTCCTATTCAATCCTTCTTTAAATTGTTCTCAAATGCAGAAGGTGACATTGGAAGATCATTGGGAAACTTCAcccaaaaagaaattgcGGCACTCAGAAACCTCCTGCTTTACATTGAGGAACATCTTCCGGATATCAACACTAATCTAGAACTCCCACAGAAACAACTTATCACAGATATAATGCAAATTGATTCCAGAACAAGTACAGCGTTGGAGTTACATTCTACAATGAGAAAACATCACAAGAAAGGCTCACTTTTGTCGACAATTCGAAGAACAGTAACCACATCCGGAACTCGGCTTTTGACTCAGTGGTTATCTGCACCATCAATGGACataaatgaaataaaaaatagACAATCTCTTGTGCTGCTCTTCAAAGATAATTTTGATTACACTGAATCCCTTATACggtatttgaaagaaactgCTGATATGTCTAGAATTATACAAAGATTCTCTTTTGGACGCGGAGATCCATTAGAGTTAATTCAAATAGCTAAGTCTTTGAGGAAATGTAAAGAAATTTCTGAATACCTCCAGACTAATGTTCATCCCTCAACCAAAAAAACtgagaaattgatcaaaaatataaCGAAACAACTTAATTTCGAAGATCCTATCGTAGAAAAAGTCATAAGCAGTCTTAATGAAGAGTCGTTAATTAAACAATGGTCTGAAAAGTATGAGAGggatgacgaagaaaaatttgatGCCAGCGAAGAAAATCAAGAGAGAAAATCTTTGgtgatgataatgaaacCAAGTGCATCacaaaaattgaaagaatacTATAAAAGCTACAACATCTTGATTAAGGAGAAAGAAAGCTTATTACAATGGTACAAAGATTGGTTTCTCGAACGTTTTAAACTTAAAAACGTTTCattaaaacagaaaaacTCCGGAGAGTTTTGCATACACTTGAGTGGGAGTATTGCAAATGTAGTTGAGTTTGATAAGTACATTGAACAGCAGAAAGATTCATCTCAAGCACATTCTGGGTTCCATGTGCTCCAAAAATCAAGACAAACTAGATGGATAATACACGATAAATGGGAAACTTTGTCCAGAGAAATTGAAGTAGTTGGTGCACTgattaaaaatgaagaagagcgtttaatcaatcaatttcaaaaggatttcatttcattgaGCCCCATGATTAGATCTTTATCTCAGACGCTTGATTATATGGATGTTCTCACTTCATTTGCTAAATTGGCAATCGAACAAAGGCTAGTCCTTCCAAAAGTCACTCAAGGTACGGAGCTTAATATAAAAGGTGGACGTCATCTAGTGGTTGAGGCCAGTATTTCGCAGAAATCGTTGGAGAGTTTCACGCCTAATGATTGCCAAATCAACTCAGGCGAACTTTGGGTTATCACTGGACCTAATATGGGAGGAAAATCAACATTTTTGAGACAGAACGCAATAATTGTCATTTTGGCACAGATTGGATCATTTGTACCTTGTGAAAGTGCGGTTATTGGATTAGTGGATAAAATTTTTAGCAGAGTCGGATCTGCGGACGACCTTTATAACGAAATGAGCACATTCATGGTTGAAATGATTGAAACAAGCTATATTCTTAAAGGTGCAACCAATAGATCTATGGCAATCTTAGATGAGATCGGTAGAGGTACGAGTCGCTCAGAAGGTGTCGCAATTGCATATGCAACTTTGAAGTATCTTACGACAAATAATGCCTGCCGTGCTCTGTTTGCTACTCATTTTGGTACAGAACTTGCCAGTACGATCAATAGTACATCCAATGAGGAGTTTATCAACAATATATCTTTTTTTAAAACAGGTATTATTGGTGATAACTCCAATTTCTATTATGATCATAAATTGAAACCAGgtatttgttcaaaatcaGATGCTATTAAAGTAGCCAAATTGGCGGGCTTCCCTGAGGAAGCTTTGGAAATTGCTTCTACtttattggaagaaatttAAGATATTATATGCTATATCTAACGTAATGTACCTATATAATTGTTCTGAACAAAATTACCAAAATGCAATGAAGATAATCATCTATAGTGATTTGTTTAATTGTTGTTCATAGATCTTTCATGAGGATCATTTAAAGGCCTAGAAGGGGTATATTGCTGTTGAGCAGCAGATTGCCCAGATTGTTGGAAATTTGGGAAAGTATTCATTGGTTGTGACACTGGAGTGGTGTTTGGTGGGAAAAATTGTAGGGGCATGTTTGGTAGTGGTATATTGCTCTGGGGTGGAAACATTTGTGGCTGGGAAGCAAACGGTTGTTGAAACTGTTGCTGGTACTGGAATATTCCTTGCTGCTGGGCAAGTGGTTGATTAGGATAACTTGGATATTGAGGTTGATAAAAGCCTCCATTGTTGTATGGAGGTTGTTGATTACCATACGCCATTGGTTGAGAAAATTGTGGGTTGTACATATGTGGGAATCCAGGCGGAAACTGCATTGGATTAGTTGGAACtattgattttgaatgCGGTCTTTCATTTTTCGGTCTCTTACAAGAAATTTGTCCCTCAGAACTGCCATCTTCGGTATCTCTGTATTGACTTCTATTTTCtctgatatttcttgaacGATAACTTACTGTGGACTTGTTACTGTATGGTAAAGGATCTTTATTCTTGAAGGCAGTTTTCCCGCCAGCCGTATTTTCCGAATCATCGTCATTATTCTTGCGTTTTTTAGCTAGCTTCTTTTTACGTTTAAACTCCATCTCCTTTTCGTCATCAGAAAACTCTTGTTCATTTTCGGGCAGCTCTTCATCGAATCCGTTAGAAGCATCCGTTCCTTTGATTTGCTTCAGCTCAAAAGTGTCCACCCAACGGGCCTCAGGAGTAACATAGAATACCTTGGCACCAACTTTGGTTTTCAAATCGTTGAATCTAGTGGAACtgatttctttgtctttatCGAACGATACTCTATAGAATGGAGCTTGTAAAGGGCCAAAGACCTCACATACCGGACCAACCAATGTCTTTTCCTGTAAGCAAAGTATACTTCCTTCCTTTAAAACTCTTTGTTCCCCTGAAAGAGATGCAGTAATGATGATATTGTGCTCAAAAGCAGATTTAATGGTGCCGATTTCATTAATGGTTGCCTTCTCGTCTATAATGAAGTCTTCAGGTACCACAGGCACTGGTTCTTCTACTAATTCGTGTACGGATCGAATCGGTCCCGTTGCAGCCGGttcttcgtcatcagcTTCTTCGATTACCGGTACAAGatcatcaccatcatcatcaccatcatcatcatcatcgctTGAAGTGAAGTCAGAGCTTGAGTGAGCAGTTGTTTCAGGACTAGATATTCCACTTTCAGCGTTGATCTCCTTCACTTCCTGTTCCACATTGTCAGTATTGTCAGCTGTCTCGGTTATCTTGGTAGTTTCAGAAGCCTCAGTAGTCTCGACAGTCTCGCTAGTGTCAGTTATGCTTGTGACAGCTTTAGACTCGTTTTGCAATGCCTGTTCAAATAAGTCAACCTCTACGCCAGT
Proteins encoded in this window:
- the NMA111 gene encoding Nma111p (similar to uniprot|P53920 Saccharomyces cerevisiae YNL123W shows protein sequence similarity to the mammalian Omi/HtrA2 family of serine proteases), which translates into the protein MTVELKRNLLESSVEDIDLESKKQRVDNDVDQNTSSVDEDIDYEEDYDEVNDVPIDSGNSLFNNNAKWQETISKVVKSVVSIHFSQVAPFDSEAALVSEATGFIVDAKLGIILTNRHVVGPGPFIGYAIFDNHEECDVIPIYRDPVHDFGFLKFDPSKLKYIEVTALELKPSLAKVGSEIRVVGNDAGEKLSILSGFISRLDRNAPDYGELTYNDFNTEYIQAAAAASGGSSGSPVITVEGYAVALQAGGSSEASTDFFLPLDRVVRALQCVQTDKPITRGTIQTQWVLKPFDECRRLGLSEDREKEARKRFPGKTGLLVAEAILREGPAYNKVQEGDTLISINGTPICSFIQVDNILDSSVGDEIIIVVQRGSKDISFRCTVGDLHIITPSRYVEVCGANFHELSYQMARCYALPVKGVFVASATGSFDLDPKEKTGWVIDFVDNKETPTLDDFIEVMKTIPDEKRVIVKFHNLTDVQTQRITSVYIDRHWCSEFRIYTRNDKTGIWDYEKITEKLPPLPIKPQKAKILDLPINDNKKLAKMSHSLCVVHSVIAITMDSMEPEPTNGCGLVLDAEKGYVIVSRSFVPHDCLNTFVSFAESILVPAKVVFLHPTQNYAIVQYDPSLVDAPVCTPVLANERLERGDETNFIGYMYSNTLISSKTKVNGISSLSVPNDIIPRYRATNLEVISIDSNISTKCKSGILAADDGTVRAIWLSCMGNKEKLYLMGLDVVDIKEVVDILRAGKNPKVSIVDAGFDSISLLQARIRGVPEEWIKMMEEESENRLQFISVTRNSYTTIKERLEPGDIILSVNGKLVKRMRDIGGVVGTDDDTDIESELLFKVVRDAKVIDLKIKTVQIEETTRIVVFAGCVLQAPHHAVRQVKTSIPSEVYAVSRGTSSLALQYGIEVTNFITHVNDQSTPDLDTFLKVVKEIPDNTYCKLRLMTFDDVPFAISLKTNYHYFPTVELRKNPKTGSWIENDISET
- the ORC6 gene encoding origin recognition complex subunit 6 (similar to uniprot|P38826 Saccharomyces cerevisiae YHR118C ORC6 Subunit of the origin recognition complex which directs DNA replication by binding to replication origins and is also involved in transcriptional silencing may be phosphorylated by Cdc28p) — its product is MSTQQVRTCVTDLLGVKNDSNVDWQDQRLKKVASTTATLYNVSVSKVMLKNSEELARCHICALIAFQKLAEKYDNDLPYSQEKIPLPPDQVSKLVNIFKRNIWPHSPQKDTEGQLLKFDDTASPSVRKSAVKNARFTGIDPKSLQEQLFQTPSKSRTKSGIQPLKNVDLSPSKGSRSSVRRKLVFEADTENGLPLPILATPKNKTDMINIPQVFGSVEDDPESPLRQSPFRDSPSKYTPSPRKKRGKYNEWNMLYKKYYRPSTAELVTLCNEFELPEEVTATIISEFNNNATYLAYPTQLVCGLVLLCSFVVFNQQRNQDSTIDNKLMKKMAAQMRTTNDEDIMEAIKITKELIDGEKWYRELRVKFDYYDGSDFDNAIAVRIGSMLQDEYEVVSEEQYSNWKRRIMVDLSLRDGT
- the SET1 gene encoding histone methyltransferase SET1 (similar to uniprot|P38827 Saccharomyces cerevisiae YHR119W SET1 Histone methyltransferase subunit of the COMPASS complex which methylates histone H3 on lysine 4 and is required in transcriptional silencing near telomeres contains a SET domain); its protein translation is MSGYYNRQYSHFHGNNDRYQTGRYAYQENGNRYKGFQRNGSGNRRYSREGFGSQLRNNENESRPIRSQSRGISEIPRNPFATRPVVSAKYDRDEFNTKYHYYDIVSKRLRNESSFKKWKSEKIPEHGYVTTTELIASDKQKPILMARQPEQTSVDPRIRPMNGDAVSGSISAKKRYRKLRSALVRNSRIPYDSFYIGPEPPKEIIVYPSASNQQPIAAALSEAIIKNYFKSFGEIAHFEQFMDPNSALPLYVYLIKFTGPVSQPDAPYKAAYKASEKFKDAPYTVSGIKFNVILNQNTVLNSIKDKLIKQNAARVTEVNKAKRAIAEKSSGQKPQVIRGVPYDLTQVVNNRPVLFVPAKITFYHRFNAADFRYQLRKYNWAKIIDHYTGVYIVFHDLENAKACLEYESGALVINSHRTHSPIQIEFTFIEPKRRLQSNITNQRDINKPRKIEYSSTEELLEASTKQILKDLHNIIKRDILRRLVGPIIFDTLNPANYPEVVERQKKLDDEKKKREESQKKTTIKAKPAEFDIFSLYGPASKTKKLKRDRKADLGKRHLYTEESPDHQRKKKPKVEHMSHLLNDEISTREDTVDSLNVGSNGENSPESSGYESEDIISDESKKQSSVITTPEEDLPESAASLPDERSKELLQYEGKYKPIASEFPTPVYPYDDFDLNKSKQLSLDKFQLALKDEEDFSILKGIVSEKSKDITTDYTPFLPYSMWKLYQQIEQNGIIRDNQIALNEKEFDSTLASTTGSFIADGFKKIPDKLKSSYLLHHRRLAQPLNTVHNHQEQNFMALNGTESTNQEADLEQDNHNASSRLNRVFQRRFQQDIEAQRAAIGFESDLLSLNQLTKRKKPVTFARSAIHNWGLYALEPIAAKEMIIEYVGESIRQPVAEMREKRYIKSGIGSSYLFRIDENTVIDATKRGGIARFINHCCEPSCTAKIIKVDGRKRIVIYALRDIGTNEELTYDYKFERETDEGERLPCLCGAPSCKGFLN